CCTGCTGGCGCACCCAAACTCAGGTTGCTTGATCGGGTTCGCCGGGCGATGCGTGCCCGACATCTCAGTCCCAAAACCGAGGAGGCGTATGTCGGCTGGATCAAACGTTTCATCTTCTTCCACGGGAAGCGACACCCCGCCGAGATGGGTGAGGCAGAGATCGGCCGGTTCTTGACCAGTTTAGCCTCCGACTCCCATGTGGCTGCCTCAACGCAGAACCA
This genomic interval from Candidatus Rokuibacteriota bacterium contains the following:
- a CDS encoding phage integrase N-terminal SAM-like domain-containing protein; translation: MLDRVRRAMRARHLSPKTEEAYVGWIKRFIFFHGKRHPAEMGEAEIGRFLTSLASDSHVAASTQNQALNALLFLYHKVLENEIGLIQGVVRAKRPRRLPVILTKEEIKRR